A window of the Helianthus annuus cultivar XRQ/B chromosome 4, HanXRQr2.0-SUNRISE, whole genome shotgun sequence genome harbors these coding sequences:
- the LOC110937024 gene encoding 60S ribosomal protein L22-2 → MSRVAGAKGGKKKQSTFVIDCGKPVEDKIMEIASLEKFLQERIKVGGKAGNLGDSVTISREKNKISVTADSNFSKRYLKYLTKKYLKKHNVRDWLRVIASNKERNVYELRYFNIAENEGEEED, encoded by the exons ATGAGTCGTGTAGCAGGAGCAAAGGGCGGAAAGAAGAAGCAATCGACCTTCGTGATCGATTGCGGAAAGCCTGTTGAAGACAAGATCATGGAGATTGCATCACTTGAGAAGTTTCTTCAGGAGAGAATCAAGGTTGGTGGCAAAGCTGGTAATCTCGGAGACTCTGTTACTATTTCACGTGAAAAGAACAAGATCTCTGTTACCGCCGATAGCAATTTCTCGAAAAG GTATTTGAAGTATTTAACGAAGAAGTATTTGAAGAAGCACAATGTGAGGGATTGGCTTCGGGTGATTGCGTCTAACAAGGAGCGTAATGTGTACGAGTTGCGCTACTTCAACATTGCTGAGAATGAGGGTGAAGAGGAAGATTGA